One window from the genome of Pseudomonas sp. L5B5 encodes:
- a CDS encoding substrate-binding domain-containing protein has translation MPRVSSASERDIWCRTISLFLIGFICYALPWSVFAALPLAAENTQVLRIQGSNTIGARLGPALVKGLMEQQGLHDVRIEASGKDNEQRVIGQTVQGRQVRVDVAAHGSSTGFSALQNGQADLAAASRPIKDRELVELENLGDLKSPDAEQVIAIDGLAIILHPHNPLTRLSTEQLARLFSGEARTWEDLGGAGGAVHLYARDDQSGTYDTFRELVLGRRGKTLSPSAKRFESSEQLSDAVSRDPQGIGFIGLPYVRQAKAVAIVDGDSQPMLPLNSLIATEDYPLSRRLYLYLPPSSQNPWAKALVSFAQSAKGQAIVAANGFVAQTVQAMSVEPGPQMPEAYQALAREAQRLSVNFRFEEGSASLDNKARQDLNRVLDYLRQHGKLNRQVTLAGFGDAKSDPTRAALLSKLRAMAVRRELVKSGVVFREIRGFGAQLPVAANNLDEGRIKNRRVEVWVH, from the coding sequence ATGCCCCGCGTTTCCTCCGCCAGCGAACGAGATATCTGGTGCCGGACCATCAGCCTGTTTCTGATCGGCTTCATTTGTTACGCCCTGCCCTGGTCGGTATTTGCCGCCCTGCCCCTGGCAGCGGAAAACACCCAGGTGCTGCGCATCCAGGGTTCCAACACCATCGGCGCCCGACTGGGCCCGGCGCTGGTCAAGGGACTGATGGAACAACAGGGCCTGCATGACGTCAGAATCGAAGCCAGTGGCAAGGACAACGAACAACGGGTCATCGGCCAGACCGTCCAGGGCCGACAGGTCCGGGTGGACGTGGCGGCCCACGGCTCGAGCACCGGCTTCAGCGCACTGCAGAACGGCCAGGCCGATCTCGCCGCAGCATCGCGACCGATCAAGGACCGTGAACTGGTGGAGCTGGAAAACCTCGGGGACCTGAAAAGTCCCGACGCCGAACAGGTGATTGCCATCGACGGCCTGGCAATCATCCTCCACCCGCACAACCCTCTGACCCGACTGAGCACCGAGCAACTGGCCCGGCTGTTCAGCGGCGAAGCCAGGACCTGGGAAGATCTGGGCGGCGCCGGTGGCGCGGTACACCTGTATGCCCGGGATGACCAGTCCGGCACCTACGACACCTTCAGGGAACTGGTCCTGGGCCGACGCGGCAAGACCCTGAGTCCCAGTGCAAAACGCTTCGAATCCAGCGAACAGTTGTCCGACGCAGTCAGCCGAGATCCCCAGGGCATAGGTTTCATCGGCCTGCCCTACGTACGCCAGGCAAAGGCGGTGGCCATCGTCGACGGTGACTCGCAACCCATGTTGCCGCTCAACAGCCTGATCGCCACGGAAGACTATCCGCTGTCACGGCGCCTGTACCTGTACTTGCCACCCAGCAGCCAAAACCCTTGGGCCAAAGCCCTGGTGAGTTTCGCCCAGAGTGCCAAGGGCCAGGCCATAGTGGCCGCCAACGGTTTCGTCGCCCAGACCGTGCAAGCCATGAGCGTGGAGCCCGGCCCGCAGATGCCCGAGGCGTACCAGGCACTGGCCCGGGAGGCCCAGCGCCTGAGCGTGAACTTTCGCTTCGAGGAAGGCAGTGCCAGCCTGGACAACAAGGCGCGCCAGGACCTGAACCGGGTCCTGGACTACCTGCGCCAGCACGGCAAGCTGAACCGCCAGGTAACCCTGGCCGGATTTGGCGACGCCAAGAGCGACCCGACCCGCGCGGCCTTGCTGTCCAAGCTGCGGGCCATGGCGGTGCGTCGGGAGCTGGTGAAAAGTGGTGTGGTGTTCCGCGAGATTCGGGGTTTCGGCGCACAGTTGCCGGTGGCCGCCAACAACCTCGACGAGGGCCGGATCAAGAACCGGCGAGTGGAAGTCTGGGTGCACTGA
- a CDS encoding DUF1508 domain-containing protein: MSAWFELKQYGSGACRFLLKTKEAQTMLQSDRYPCRDSAEMALGLFRAHCASPERYVKKISSGGKPFFKLKSGKDVILVSHLYDSEEALESAIGAIVSAGATDRVEHVQL, from the coding sequence ATGAGTGCCTGGTTCGAACTGAAGCAGTATGGCAGTGGTGCATGCAGATTCTTGCTGAAGACAAAGGAGGCGCAGACCATGCTGCAAAGCGACCGCTACCCTTGCCGGGACAGTGCCGAGATGGCTCTCGGCCTGTTCCGCGCACACTGCGCTTCCCCTGAGCGCTACGTCAAGAAAATTTCGTCGGGCGGAAAACCTTTTTTCAAGCTCAAATCCGGCAAGGATGTGATCCTGGTCAGCCACCTGTACGACTCGGAGGAGGCTCTTGAGAGCGCCATCGGCGCGATCGTCAGTGCTGGCGCCACGGACCGCGTCGAGCACGTGCAGCTCTAG
- the xthA gene encoding exodeoxyribonuclease III, translating to MKIVSFNINGLRARPHQLAALIDKHQPDVIGLQETKVSDDQFPLAEVQALGYHVHYHGQKGHYGVALLSRQAPLALHKGFEGDDEDAQRRFIWGTFADADGTPVTIMNGYFPQGESRDHPTKFPAKARFYSDLQQLLESRFSHDQPLVVMGDVNISPQDCDIGIGADNAKRWLKTGKCSFLPEEREWMARLKNWGLVDSFRHLNPEVNDRFSWFDYRSRGFEDEPKRGLRIDLILTSRGLLPRVKDAGVDYELRGMEKPSDHAPIWLELS from the coding sequence ATGAAGATCGTCTCGTTCAATATCAACGGCCTGCGTGCCCGCCCCCATCAGCTGGCGGCGCTGATCGACAAGCACCAACCGGACGTGATCGGCCTGCAGGAAACCAAGGTTTCCGACGACCAGTTCCCCCTGGCCGAGGTCCAGGCCCTGGGTTATCACGTGCATTACCACGGCCAGAAGGGCCACTACGGGGTCGCCCTGCTCTCGCGCCAGGCGCCACTGGCCCTGCACAAGGGGTTCGAAGGCGATGACGAAGACGCCCAGCGCCGCTTCATCTGGGGCACCTTCGCCGATGCCGATGGCACGCCGGTGACCATCATGAACGGCTACTTCCCCCAGGGCGAAAGTCGCGACCACCCCACCAAGTTCCCGGCCAAGGCGCGTTTCTACAGCGACCTGCAACAGTTGCTGGAAAGCCGCTTCAGCCATGACCAGCCGCTGGTGGTCATGGGCGACGTGAATATCTCCCCGCAAGACTGCGACATTGGCATTGGTGCCGACAACGCCAAGCGCTGGCTCAAGACCGGCAAGTGCAGCTTCCTGCCGGAAGAGCGCGAGTGGATGGCACGCCTGAAGAACTGGGGGTTGGTGGATAGCTTCCGGCACCTGAATCCCGAAGTGAATGATCGCTTCAGCTGGTTCGACTACCGCAGCCGCGGCTTCGAGGACGAACCCAAGCGGGGCCTGCGCATCGACCTGATCCTGACTTCCCGCGGCCTGCTGCCACGAGTCAAGGACGCCGGGGTCGACTACGAGTTGCGGGGCATGGAGAAACCTTCCGACCATGCACCGATCTGGCTCGAGCTGAGCTGA
- a CDS encoding GNAT family N-acetyltransferase has protein sequence MPDASNAIADVHMLDSGYSREARSLLYQAYRHEPTFGFIFESERPGYEQRVRATVRELVKQHFLQDLPAIGLLVNDRLIAIALIAPPQRRLGITESWAWRLRMVLSTGFRCTRRYLEYHDAVQACLPNDALHVLPLLGVHPQFQGQHFGEQLLKAVHNWCAEDAHSQGVVLDTGNPRYLAFYQRQGYLEIGEVAVGPVREHVFFHANPQRLQSATG, from the coding sequence ATGCCTGATGCCAGCAACGCCATTGCCGATGTCCACATGCTCGACAGCGGGTATTCCCGTGAAGCGCGGTCATTGCTGTACCAGGCCTACCGGCACGAACCGACCTTCGGTTTCATCTTCGAGTCCGAGCGCCCCGGCTACGAGCAGCGCGTGCGGGCCACGGTACGCGAGCTGGTCAAGCAGCACTTTTTGCAGGACCTGCCGGCCATCGGCCTGTTGGTCAACGATCGGTTGATCGCCATCGCCCTGATCGCACCGCCGCAGCGGCGCCTGGGAATCACCGAGAGCTGGGCCTGGCGCCTGCGCATGGTGCTGAGTACCGGTTTTCGCTGTACCCGGCGCTACCTGGAGTATCACGATGCCGTGCAGGCCTGCCTGCCCAATGACGCACTGCATGTGCTGCCGTTGCTGGGGGTGCATCCGCAGTTCCAGGGCCAGCATTTCGGTGAGCAGTTGCTCAAAGCGGTGCACAACTGGTGCGCGGAGGATGCGCATTCCCAGGGCGTGGTGCTTGATACCGGCAATCCGCGGTACCTGGCCTTCTACCAGCGCCAGGGCTACCTGGAGATCGGCGAAGTGGCGGTGGGGCCTGTCCGCGAGCATGTATTCTTTCATGCCAATCCACAGCGTCTGCAAAGCGCGACGGGCTGA
- a CDS encoding autotransporter assembly complex protein TamA, whose amino-acid sequence MKFSGRFTSGFLLLFTSCAALAQSELAVRVKPANDELKANIEGYIGDLGDRDEEALLRFSRGAEEQAKKAAQALGYYQPLISSEVRGGDKPRLMLRVDPGEPVHLRDVTIRVEGPAASLKSFRTPDSDQLKPGAVLNHGRYEDAKRLIQNQASRYGFFSGRFTQQQLRVDPQAGVADIELVYDSGPRYALGKVDFAGDSLFDEDLLRRMVPFKTGAAYDSELIAELNQALQSSGYFESVRVDAAPSAAEHEVIPVAVQLETRKPRTMGLGLGYSTDVGPRVKANWTRHWVNPQGHSYGWEAEVSAPRQNVGLWYDIPLDPPLTDKLRFAGGYQNEEISGTDTLSKLLTLGPEWHSKLPSGWQRVVSLKYQREEYRLGDDSGLSNLLMPGLTYSYLRSDNRIDPHNGYRLQFDTKLAKEGLGSDNNLLYGTVLLKGLTTVWDNHRLLGRVQFGGSATNGYKSVPPSLRFFAGGDQSVRGYDYQSLSPKNSEGDRIGGRYMVAGSVEYQYSIAEKWRIATFVDQGNSFNKLELPNLKTGVGVGVRWVSPVGPIRVDLAHAMNDDGGIRLHFSMGPEL is encoded by the coding sequence ATGAAGTTTTCCGGAAGATTCACCAGCGGCTTTTTGCTGTTGTTCACAAGCTGTGCGGCGCTGGCGCAGAGCGAATTGGCTGTCAGGGTCAAGCCTGCCAACGATGAGCTGAAGGCCAATATCGAAGGTTATATCGGTGACCTGGGTGATCGGGATGAAGAAGCCCTGCTCAGGTTCAGCCGGGGCGCTGAAGAGCAGGCGAAGAAAGCCGCCCAGGCCCTGGGTTACTACCAACCCCTGATCTCCAGTGAGGTGCGCGGCGGCGACAAGCCGCGCCTGATGCTGCGTGTCGATCCCGGCGAGCCGGTGCACCTGCGCGACGTGACGATCCGGGTCGAAGGCCCGGCGGCGTCCCTCAAGTCCTTTCGTACCCCCGACAGCGACCAGCTCAAGCCTGGCGCAGTGCTCAACCATGGGCGTTATGAAGATGCCAAGCGGCTGATCCAGAACCAGGCTTCGCGCTATGGTTTCTTCAGCGGGCGTTTCACCCAGCAGCAGTTGCGGGTGGACCCCCAGGCCGGGGTGGCGGACATCGAACTGGTCTACGACAGCGGCCCGCGTTATGCCCTGGGCAAGGTCGACTTTGCCGGCGACTCGCTGTTCGATGAAGACCTGCTGCGGCGCATGGTGCCGTTCAAGACGGGGGCCGCCTACGACTCCGAACTGATCGCCGAGCTCAACCAGGCCTTGCAATCCAGTGGTTATTTCGAATCGGTACGGGTCGACGCTGCGCCTTCCGCCGCCGAGCATGAGGTGATTCCGGTGGCGGTCCAACTGGAAACCCGCAAGCCCCGCACCATGGGGCTGGGCCTGGGGTATTCCACCGACGTCGGCCCCCGGGTCAAGGCCAACTGGACCCGGCATTGGGTCAATCCCCAGGGCCACAGCTACGGCTGGGAGGCGGAAGTCTCGGCGCCACGGCAGAACGTCGGCCTGTGGTACGACATTCCCCTGGACCCACCCCTGACCGACAAGTTGCGATTTGCCGGCGGCTATCAGAATGAAGAAATTTCCGGCACCGACACGTTGAGCAAGCTGCTGACCTTGGGCCCCGAATGGCACAGCAAGCTGCCCAGTGGCTGGCAGCGGGTGGTGTCGCTCAAGTACCAGCGCGAGGAGTACCGGCTGGGGGATGACTCGGGCCTGAGCAACCTGCTGATGCCGGGCCTTACGTATTCCTACCTGCGCAGCGACAACCGGATCGATCCGCATAACGGCTATCGCCTCCAGTTCGATACCAAGCTGGCCAAGGAGGGCCTGGGTTCGGACAACAACCTGCTGTATGGCACGGTCTTGCTCAAGGGCCTGACCACGGTCTGGGACAATCATCGCTTGCTGGGGCGAGTGCAGTTCGGCGGCAGCGCCACCAATGGCTACAAATCGGTACCGCCATCGCTGCGCTTCTTCGCCGGTGGCGACCAGAGCGTGCGTGGCTACGACTACCAGAGCCTGTCGCCGAAGAACTCCGAAGGCGATCGCATCGGCGGCCGCTACATGGTCGCAGGCAGTGTCGAGTACCAGTATTCCATCGCCGAGAAATGGCGGATCGCGACCTTCGTCGACCAGGGCAACTCCTTCAACAAGCTGGAGCTGCCGAACCTCAAGACCGGGGTCGGGGTCGGTGTGCGCTGGGTGTCGCCCGTGGGGCCGATCCGGGTCGATCTGGCCCACGCGATGAACGATGACGGCGGTATACGTTTGCACTTTTCCATGGGGCCAGAGCTTTGA
- a CDS encoding translocation/assembly module TamB domain-containing protein codes for MKRGVKITLLAILALVILFLLALAAILGTQAGSRWALRQVPGLSLEQFDGRLGGQWAAAHLLWQQGDTRVELQGVQFAWSPACLLRMTLCIEQLEADQVSLQFPAGSDESSGPISLPDLHLPLAIELGQVRVGSLLLDGSEQLKVLQLAAHWTTEGLSIDSLHLQRDDLVLQLTGLLQPSGDWPLAAQGSLGLPAPGGGPWNLALKVEGDLLKTLTLHADSSGYLQGQLAGELQPLVEDLPAQVRITADGFKASAELPDTLQLDGLELTGKGDLKRGYQLVGKASLPAEQGPVALSLQGKVDAKGAQVAALDLLASDRQSLKLNGQLDWSQGFSAEARLAWLDFPWHRLYPLIDEPAVVVRTFNAEVAYRDGNYLGNFQGDLDGPAGAFSLGSPFSGDLGQIHLPQLQLTAGQGKAQGHLNLQFADGIAWDTALELSAINPAYWLAELPGTLAGPLRSQGEMKHQQLKLNADLDLKGRLRGQPALLQAKADGAGEQWQLSALDVRLGDNRINGTASLQQKISGQLDIRMPRLGQLWPQLRGQLNGRVDLAGTLKAPQGKADLTGQQLAFADNHLQSLKLDASLDAGQKARVDLKGSGIQVGETQLGSLTLAGQGDIGKQKLQLDLQGPLLKLALGLDGALDQGNWRGRLATGEVHSGGQAWTLQNPARLERLANGTLNFAAHCWVSGDASLCGEDQRLMPDPKLRYHLKRFPIDSLAQWLPKDFAWKGLLNADVQLDLPASGPKGQIIVDASNGTLRVKDKEQWLDFPYQTLKLDSRLGPQRIDTQLQFDGGKLGQLMVQAQINPLPKNKPLSGEFRLSGLDLSVARPFVPMVEKLNGNLNGSGRLSGGLLAPQVNGNLQLSGGQVAGSELPTSIEDLQLTAQITGESVRLDGTWKGGKTGQGSLDGNLAWGSNLLVDLNLKGTQLPVTVEPYAALEVAPDLKIALQDNKLAISGKVSIPKGQITVRELPPSTVKVSDDTVIVGQQTAEGKTPMAMAMNIDVEVGQDKLAFSGFGLTANLQGHVHIGDNMDTRGELWLNDGRYRAYGQRLSVRRARLLFAGPIDQPYLDIEAVRQTDNVIAGIRLSGSAEQPTTKIFSEPAMSQEQALSYLVLGRPLSSNGEDNNMLAQAALGLGLMGSSELTGGIAKNLGIEDFQLDTQGSGNSTSVVASGNISERLSLRYGVGVFEPASTIALRYKLSKKVYLEAASGFASSLDIFYKRDF; via the coding sequence TTGAAGCGTGGTGTGAAGATAACGCTGCTGGCGATCCTTGCGCTGGTGATCCTGTTTCTCCTGGCATTGGCCGCCATCCTGGGCACCCAGGCCGGCAGCCGCTGGGCCTTGCGCCAGGTGCCGGGGCTGAGCCTGGAGCAATTCGACGGGCGCCTGGGTGGCCAGTGGGCGGCCGCTCACCTGCTGTGGCAGCAGGGTGATACCCGGGTCGAGCTGCAGGGTGTGCAGTTCGCCTGGTCACCTGCGTGCCTGTTGCGCATGACCCTGTGCATCGAGCAACTGGAGGCCGACCAGGTCAGCCTGCAGTTTCCTGCCGGCAGCGATGAAAGCTCAGGCCCCATCAGCCTCCCTGATCTGCACTTGCCGCTGGCCATCGAACTGGGGCAGGTCCGAGTCGGCAGCTTGCTGCTCGACGGCAGCGAGCAACTCAAGGTGCTGCAACTGGCAGCCCACTGGACCACCGAAGGGCTGAGCATCGACTCCTTGCACCTGCAGCGCGATGACCTCGTCCTGCAACTCACCGGCTTGTTGCAACCCAGCGGCGACTGGCCGCTGGCGGCCCAGGGCAGCCTTGGCCTGCCAGCCCCCGGTGGCGGCCCCTGGAACCTGGCGCTGAAAGTCGAGGGCGACCTGCTCAAGACCCTCACGCTGCATGCCGACAGCAGCGGGTATCTGCAAGGGCAACTGGCTGGCGAGCTGCAGCCGCTGGTGGAGGACCTGCCCGCGCAGGTTCGCATCACCGCCGATGGCTTCAAGGCCAGTGCCGAGCTGCCGGATACCCTGCAATTGGACGGCCTGGAGCTTACGGGCAAGGGCGACCTGAAACGCGGTTACCAACTCGTCGGCAAGGCCAGTCTGCCCGCCGAGCAAGGGCCGGTGGCGTTGTCGTTGCAAGGCAAGGTCGACGCCAAGGGCGCACAGGTTGCGGCGCTGGACCTGCTGGCCAGCGACCGGCAGAGCCTCAAGCTCAATGGCCAGCTGGACTGGAGCCAGGGTTTTTCCGCCGAGGCCCGCCTGGCCTGGCTGGATTTTCCCTGGCATCGCCTCTATCCGTTGATCGACGAACCGGCCGTGGTGGTGCGCACGTTCAACGCCGAGGTGGCGTACCGCGATGGCAACTACCTGGGCAATTTCCAGGGTGACCTGGATGGCCCGGCCGGTGCCTTCAGCCTTGGCAGCCCGTTCAGTGGCGACCTGGGCCAGATCCACCTGCCGCAATTGCAGCTGACCGCGGGCCAGGGCAAGGCCCAGGGCCACCTGAACCTGCAGTTCGCCGACGGCATTGCCTGGGACACGGCCCTGGAACTGTCGGCGATCAACCCTGCCTATTGGCTGGCGGAACTGCCCGGTACCCTGGCCGGCCCGCTGCGCAGCCAGGGCGAGATGAAACACCAGCAGCTCAAGCTCAATGCCGACCTGGATCTCAAGGGCCGTCTGCGGGGCCAGCCTGCGCTGTTGCAGGCCAAGGCCGATGGGGCCGGGGAGCAATGGCAGCTCAGCGCCCTGGATGTGCGTCTCGGGGATAACCGGATCAATGGCACCGCCAGCCTGCAGCAGAAAATCAGCGGCCAACTGGACATCAGGATGCCGCGCCTGGGCCAGCTCTGGCCACAACTGCGTGGTCAACTCAATGGCCGGGTAGACCTGGCCGGCACGCTCAAGGCACCACAGGGCAAGGCGGACCTGACCGGACAGCAACTGGCCTTTGCCGATAACCATCTGCAGAGTCTCAAGCTGGATGCCAGCCTGGATGCGGGGCAAAAGGCCCGGGTCGATCTCAAGGGTAGCGGGATCCAGGTCGGTGAGACCCAGCTGGGCTCCTTGACCCTGGCCGGGCAGGGCGATATCGGCAAACAGAAACTGCAACTGGACCTGCAGGGCCCGTTGCTGAAATTGGCCCTGGGCCTGGATGGCGCGCTGGACCAAGGCAACTGGCGCGGACGCCTGGCCACGGGCGAGGTACACAGTGGTGGCCAGGCCTGGACACTGCAGAACCCGGCCCGGCTTGAACGCCTGGCCAACGGCACGCTCAATTTCGCCGCCCATTGCTGGGTCAGCGGGGATGCCAGCCTGTGCGGCGAGGATCAGCGGCTGATGCCCGATCCGAAGTTGCGCTACCACCTCAAGCGGTTCCCCATCGACAGCCTGGCCCAGTGGCTGCCCAAGGATTTCGCCTGGAAGGGACTGCTCAACGCCGATGTCCAGCTGGACCTGCCGGCCAGCGGCCCCAAGGGGCAGATCATCGTGGATGCCAGTAACGGTACCTTGCGCGTCAAGGACAAGGAGCAGTGGCTGGATTTCCCTTACCAGACGCTCAAGCTCGACTCGCGTCTTGGCCCGCAGCGCATCGACACCCAGTTGCAATTCGATGGTGGCAAGCTCGGGCAACTGATGGTCCAGGCGCAGATCAACCCGCTGCCCAAGAACAAGCCGCTGTCCGGGGAGTTCCGCCTCAGTGGCCTGGACCTGTCCGTGGCCCGACCATTCGTGCCCATGGTGGAGAAGCTCAATGGCAACCTCAATGGCAGTGGCAGGCTGTCTGGCGGATTGCTGGCACCCCAGGTCAACGGCAACCTGCAGCTCAGTGGTGGCCAGGTGGCTGGTTCCGAATTGCCCACCAGCATCGAGGACTTGCAGCTGACTGCGCAGATCACGGGCGAAAGCGTGCGGCTCGATGGCACCTGGAAGGGAGGCAAGACCGGGCAGGGCAGCCTGGACGGCAATCTGGCCTGGGGCAGCAACCTGCTGGTGGACCTCAACCTCAAGGGCACGCAGTTGCCGGTGACGGTCGAGCCTTATGCCGCCCTGGAAGTTGCTCCGGACCTGAAGATCGCGCTGCAGGACAACAAACTGGCGATCAGCGGCAAGGTGTCGATCCCCAAGGGCCAGATCACCGTGCGTGAACTGCCGCCGTCGACGGTCAAGGTCTCCGATGACACGGTGATCGTCGGCCAGCAGACGGCCGAGGGCAAAACCCCCATGGCCATGGCGATGAACATCGATGTGGAAGTGGGGCAGGACAAGCTGGCCTTCAGTGGTTTTGGCCTGACGGCCAACCTGCAGGGGCATGTGCACATCGGCGACAACATGGACACCCGTGGCGAGCTGTGGCTCAACGATGGTCGCTATCGGGCCTATGGCCAGCGCCTGAGCGTACGCCGGGCACGACTGCTGTTCGCCGGCCCCATCGATCAGCCGTACCTGGACATCGAGGCCGTGCGCCAGACCGACAACGTGATCGCCGGCATCCGCTTGAGCGGCAGCGCCGAGCAGCCGACGACGAAGATCTTCTCCGAGCCGGCCATGAGCCAGGAACAGGCCCTGTCCTACCTGGTGCTGGGGCGTCCGCTGAGTTCCAACGGTGAAGACAACAACATGCTTGCCCAGGCTGCGCTGGGCCTGGGCCTGATGGGCAGCTCGGAGCTCACCGGCGGCATCGCCAAGAACCTGGGCATCGAGGACTTCCAGCTCGATACCCAAGGCAGTGGCAACAGCACCAGCGTGGTGGCCAGCGGCAACATTTCCGAACGCTTGAGCCTGCGCTATGGCGTAGGCGTGTTCGAGCCGGCCAGTACCATCGCCTTGCGCTACAAGCTGAGCAAGAAGGTGTATCTGGAGGCCGCCAGCGGCTTTGCCAGCTCCCTGGACATCTTCTACAAGCGCGACTTCTAG
- a CDS encoding MarR family winged helix-turn-helix transcriptional regulator, with amino-acid sequence MKHFKPDDFHNCHLGLLLGRAALLKDRIIDTHMEPHGITAAQFKVLIIMAQFGVDTPAELCRHLSLDSGSMTRMLDRLEQKDFLARRRSEGDRRQVQLVLTEEGRKLTDRLPDIGADAMNELVGAITPEELGTLEQILKKILLAAGDPITILRVGAK; translated from the coding sequence ATGAAGCATTTCAAGCCGGACGACTTTCACAATTGCCATCTCGGCCTGCTGCTGGGACGTGCCGCCTTGCTCAAGGACCGGATCATCGACACCCACATGGAGCCCCATGGCATCACCGCCGCACAGTTCAAGGTGCTGATCATCATGGCCCAGTTCGGCGTCGATACCCCGGCCGAGCTGTGTCGCCACCTGTCCCTGGACAGCGGATCGATGACCCGCATGCTCGATCGCCTGGAACAGAAGGACTTCCTCGCCCGTCGGCGTTCGGAAGGCGATCGGCGCCAGGTGCAACTGGTGCTCACGGAAGAAGGACGCAAGCTCACCGACCGCCTGCCCGATATCGGCGCCGACGCGATGAACGAATTGGTCGGTGCCATCACGCCCGAGGAGTTGGGCACCCTGGAACAGATCCTCAAGAAAATTTTGCTGGCCGCTGGTGACCCGATCACCATCCTGCGGGTAGGTGCCAAATGA
- a CDS encoding efflux transporter outer membrane subunit — translation MSSRTLRTRASLVLMAMSLAGCANYSGLDTEGVSLSAQSLAAGKALNGVTLSAAAWPRSDWWKSLGDSQLDGLIQEALRDSPDMQVASARAHQASAAAYAADAERMPTLDASAGISRSRLARDKDPRGQGGAYSTVRNLGASFNYNFDLWGGQRAAWEAALGEARAAEVDRQAASLTLAADVARAYSDLGRAHIVHDLATEDLKRTRQMLDLSKRRLSAGIDSQYQYQQTESLEASSQASQIDAEKQLQSARIALAVLLGKGPDRADAISRPKVLQASAVALPSVLPAELLGRRPDLVAARWRVEAASKNIDASKTRFYPNLNLSASAGAESVLGDAMFGSASRFFSIAPTVSLPIFDGGRLRASLDARDADYDLAVAQYNKTLVTALGDVSDSISQLRDIGRQIAAQQHATDIAQDSYDTVVQRYGSGIGNYLDVLSIEQQLLQAQRQLATLNAQQIDLSIQLMQALGGGFDAQNLASANPVPAPQTK, via the coding sequence ATGAGCAGTAGAACCTTGCGTACTCGCGCCAGCCTGGTGCTGATGGCGATGAGCCTGGCTGGTTGTGCCAACTACAGTGGCCTGGACACCGAGGGTGTGAGCCTGTCGGCCCAGAGCCTGGCTGCCGGCAAGGCACTCAATGGCGTGACCTTGTCGGCGGCGGCCTGGCCCCGCAGCGACTGGTGGAAGAGCCTGGGCGACAGCCAGCTCGACGGGCTGATCCAGGAAGCCCTGCGTGACAGTCCGGACATGCAGGTCGCCAGCGCCAGGGCCCATCAGGCCAGCGCCGCGGCCTATGCCGCCGATGCCGAGCGGATGCCGACCCTGGACGCCAGCGCCGGTATCAGCCGCTCGCGCTTGGCCCGTGACAAGGACCCGCGAGGGCAGGGCGGCGCCTATTCCACGGTGCGCAACCTCGGCGCCAGCTTCAACTACAACTTCGATCTCTGGGGCGGCCAGCGCGCCGCCTGGGAAGCCGCGCTGGGCGAGGCCCGGGCTGCGGAAGTGGATCGCCAGGCCGCCAGCCTGACCCTGGCTGCCGATGTCGCCCGCGCCTACAGCGACCTGGGCCGTGCGCACATCGTCCATGATCTGGCCACCGAGGATCTGAAACGTACCCGGCAGATGCTCGACCTGAGCAAGCGCCGCCTGAGCGCCGGGATCGACAGCCAATATCAGTACCAGCAGACCGAGAGCCTGGAGGCCAGCTCCCAGGCCAGCCAGATCGATGCCGAAAAACAACTGCAGAGCGCCCGGATCGCCCTCGCGGTACTGCTCGGCAAGGGGCCGGACCGTGCCGACGCCATCAGTCGGCCCAAGGTCCTGCAGGCCAGCGCCGTGGCCCTGCCATCGGTGCTGCCGGCGGAACTGCTGGGTCGTCGCCCCGATCTGGTGGCGGCTCGCTGGCGTGTCGAGGCAGCGAGCAAGAACATCGATGCCAGCAAGACCCGCTTCTATCCCAACCTCAACCTGAGCGCCAGCGCGGGAGCCGAGTCGGTATTGGGGGATGCGATGTTCGGTTCCGCCAGCCGTTTCTTCAGCATTGCCCCGACTGTCTCGCTGCCGATCTTCGATGGCGGTCGCCTGCGGGCCAGCCTCGACGCCCGGGATGCCGACTATGACCTGGCGGTGGCGCAGTACAACAAGACCCTGGTGACGGCCCTTGGGGACGTCAGCGACAGCATTTCCCAACTGCGTGATATCGGCCGGCAGATCGCAGCTCAACAACATGCCACCGATATTGCCCAGGACTCCTATGACACCGTGGTCCAGCGCTACGGTTCCGGCATCGGCAACTACCTGGACGTGCTGAGCATCGAGCAGCAACTGCTACAGGCCCAGCGTCAGCTGGCCACGCTCAATGCCCAACAGATCGATCTGTCGATCCAGCTGATGCAGGCCCTGGGGGGCGGTTTCGACGCCCAGAACCTGGCTTCGGCCAACCCCGTCCCAGCCCCGCAGACCAAATAA